The region CCTCGACGCAGTAAATGCCGCCAAAACCCTCGAAAATCGCCTCGTGGGCATCGACCCGAGCATTGGCCCGCAGCAGATCAAGTACCGAGGGAATGTAGGTGCCGCCGCGCAAGGTGTTGGTGGAATCGCTCTTGGGATCGCAGCCAAACTGCATCACCCGGTAGCCCGCCTCGGCTAGTGCCGCGCTGATGTTGGAGGTGGTGGTGGACTTGCCGATGCCACCCTTGCCATAAATGGCGATCTGCTTGAGTTCCTTGGCCATGGTCTTACAATTCCTTGGACTTTTAGCCGTGAGAGAAGGTCTCGGCGTCAAGGCGCCGGTCATAGAGGCGCTCGGCGATGTCGGTGACGCCGGGAATGCCCGCCGCATCGGCGCGGCAGCGTTGGCAGTGGGAAAACACGCTGAGATGCGTGCCGGCCTCCAGGCGGGCCCGAGCCACCTGGGCCGGGGTGGGCGCCGGGACATCGGCCAACCCGTGCTGGGGGATCAGGGGGATAATGTTGAACAACGAGGCCCCGGCCGCTGCGACCGCCTGGGCGATCGCCTCGACGTGCCGGTCGTTGAGCCCGGGGATGAGCACCGTGTTGACCTTGACGCTCACCCCCTGGTCATGGGCGCGCCGGATGCCCTCCAGTTGGCTGGCAATCAGGATCTCCGCCGCCGCCAGCCCCTCAACGCGCCGCCCCTGCCAGGCAATCACCGGGGAGATCCGTGCCTGAAGCACCGGGTCCACTGCGTTGACCGTGACCGTGAGGGTTTGCACCCCTGTAGCCACCAGGGCGTCGAGCCGCTCGGGCAGGCGCAGGCCATTGGTCGAAAGGCAGAGGATCAGCGACGGAAACGCCGCGTGAATCAGGCGGAAGGTGTCCAGGGCGTGGTCGGTGGCCAGCGTGTCCCCCGGACCAGCGATGCCCACCACCGAGATTTCCGGGCACAGGCGCAGGGCCCGCTCGGTGATCGTCAGGGCCTCCTGGGGACGGAGCAGGCGGCGCGCCACCCCGGGCCGGGCCGCCGTTGGGTCAACGCCCCGAGCACAGAAGGTGCAGGTGATGTTGCACGCCGGACTGACCGGCAGATGCAAGCGGCCGGCCCGCGCCGGCCCGGCATGACGAGGCGGGGCAAAGCACGGGTGGCGCTCGGAAAGGTCGGGACGGGCAAACGTCGCGGGCATGCGCCGGGTCCTTATGTGATCAGGTCATGGGGACCGGCTTTCGGGAGTGATGGATAAAAAGCCGGTTAGTCCATGGACTGATCAAACTATTCAGGGGATCCCAGGTCAATTGAGGATTTTTGTCGGGTGGATTTAGCTTCCTTGAAGGGAAAGCGCGCGACACGCGACTAACTGTTAGAATTATTGATGGTTGAGGTCGCGCCGTCACAGGCCGAAGAGGCGACCCGAGGGAAACTGGGTCCAAGGGAGGAGGGGAGGGCGCCGATTCGGTCCCAAGGGCGGACAAAAGGGCCCCGCAGCGCGGCAGGACAGGTCTGGGAGAAGGGGCTGGAGGCCGGGGCTGGGGTCGCCATCTCCTACCCGGATCCGCTCTCGGCGGGGCCGAGCCCCCGTCCAGCAGATTTTTTGAGCGGAAACACAATTCAACCACATTGTGGCCGTTGACAGGCGGCTCAGGACTGCTACTGTGTGGCCGCAGACGGGGAGGAGGCCACAAGCTCTCTCCGGGCCCCCAGGCAAAGCGAAGTCTTCTGTGCAGAAGCGACGCGGTCCAGGGGTAGGTGTTCTCTCCTCTGGTGGGGAGAAGGCGCCAATTTCGGGCTCATGCACGATTTATTTGGAGGGATTATTATGGCTGACAACACGAAGGTTTACCCGTCGGGTCTGACCGAGAAGGAAGCTCAGGAGTTCCACTCCTGGTACACCCAGGGCCTGGGCGCGTGGATCGTTCTGTCCGCGTTCGCTCACGTGTTCACCTACCACTACCTGCCCTGGTTCTAAGAGCTTTCGCTTGATCCCTGGAAGTCTCCGGGGCTCACAAGTTCTGGTCCAGTTCTGTCGGTTCATAAACCTTTTCGGAGAGAAAAGCCATGTGGAGAGTTTGGCTGCTGGTTAACCCCGCTCAGGCCCTGTTCGCCTCTGCCGCCATTCTGGTGACCGTCGTCACCATCATTCACCTGTTCGTTCTGGGCGGCCCGCTGTCCCAGTACCTGTTCAAGGGCTTCATCGAGAAGGGCCTCTAAGGCTTCCTTCCGGTGGTCTGTTGCGCCCCGCCTTCTTGAAGGCGATGTGGCCTCGGACACCTTGATCGCCGCCCGGTGGCTTCGGCCCCGGGCGGTTTTTCTTGTTGGTGGTGGACCGCGCCATGGAACCCCAAGCCCCTCCTTCCGGCCTTCTCGCCCTGCTGCGTCGGGAAGCCCAGCATTTCTTCACGCTGGCTCGCAGCGACCGGCCCTGGCACATGCCGATTGCCGCCGCCGCCGCCACCGGCTTTCCCCTCCTGACCGGCGCCTATTTCGGGCATATGGACTATGGGCAGGCGTCCTCGCTGGGCGGCTTAATCTTTCTGTATTTGAGCAACACGCCTCTGGCCTCGCGCATGGTCACGCTGATGGTGTGCGCTTTCGGCATGACCGCCTGCTACACCCTGGGGGTGATCAGTCACTTCGTGCCGGTGCTGATGATGCCGGTGCTGGCCGGCATGGCGATTTTGGTGTTGATGATCAGCCGTTTCTATGGCCTGGGCATGCCGGGGGGGCTGTTTTTCATCATGGCCGCGTCGATTGGCGCCTATTCGCCCCTGGGGATTCTCGATGTCCCCCTCTTTGTGGGCTTGGTCAGCATGGGCGGCCTGCTCGCCTGCCTCATCGCCTTCTTCTACAGCCTTTACGACCTGCGCACCCGTCCTCCCGGCCCGGTCCCGGAGCGCCCCTCGCCAAGTTTTGACTTCCTGGTTTTCGATCCGGTGGTGATCGGCCTCTTTGTTGGGGTGTCACTGGCCCTCGCCCAGCTTTTCCAACTCCACAACGCCTACTGGGTGCCGGTCAGTTGCTTGGCGGTCATTCAAGGCGTCAGCCTGCGGGCCGTGTGGAACCGGCAGGTCCATCGACTGGTAGGAACCGCCTTGGGCCTCGCGCTGGCCTGGGGACTGTTGATGCTGCCGCTCGACCCCTGGAGCCTGTCGCTGATCATGATGGGCCTGACCTTGATCATCGAGACCCTGGTGGTGCGCCATTATGCCTTTGCCGTGGTGTTCATTACCCCCTTGACCATTCTCCTGGTCGAGGCCGCCCAGTTGGGGCGGGGCGGCTCGCCTGCGCTGCTGATTGAAGCCCGGTTGTTCGATACCGTGCTGGGCTGCCTCGTCGGTTTGGTCGGCGGCTATTGCCTCCACAGCCCCCGCTTTCGGGCGATCGGACGCCAAGCCTTGCGTCGGCTGATTCCAGAAAGGTTGTTGCCTTAGGGCTGTCTGGACGGGACGCGAGGCTGCTACCCCCGGGCCCCGCCCGGGGCGATGCCCGGCGCTGACCGGCTAGGTTGGTAACACTCCTGACCAGGGACCTGGGTAACAGTTCATAGCGTCGGCTTGGGAGGACCAAGCTGATGCCCTAGGCTGAGAAAGACGAAGGATGGTGGCGGTGGTCGCAACGCCTCGGCTGATTTCCGAGGCGAGAAGCGCTCCAACGACACCCAGAGAGCATCCGATCCCGACCACCATGCTCTACCGCAAGGGACCGGGCATGGAGGCTAAACTGTGTTTTATCGGCCACGGGCTGATGGAGAACCGCTCGGGCCTGATAGCCGACACAAGGCTGACCCGCGTCTCCGGCCATGCCGAGCGACTGGCGGCTGGACATAATCGAGCCGTTGGCCCCAGGACGGGGTCCGGGACGGCAGCTCCGCGTCACCGAGGCAAGCGCCCCCCTACCGTTGTCACGCCTGCTCCTCTCCCAGCAAACGATCCCGATACCGCCCGGCCAGATCGGCGGTGGTCCGCTGATCGTAGTGCTGCAACAGGTGCAAGCTGAGATCAAACGACCCCTGGATTTCATGCGCGAGACGCGCGAGGGCCAGCAGTTGATGGTCGGTCATGATCTCGGGGCGGGTGAAGTCACGCACAAACACGGCGTCGGCCCACAAGAGCTGATTGAGCCCCTCATACACACTGTTATTGACAATCAAGGGCTGCACGGTCCTCTTGACGAGGGGGGAGAAGCAATGCAGGACAAAGCCCCGATCGCGCAAGAAAAGGTCGATATCCGCAAAGAGTGGCTGCCCCTTATACAAGGGAAGAAACTCAACTTCGATGCGCAACATCACGGCTTCCGCCAAGCGCTTTTCGGCGTGACGCAGAGCCATCAGTTCGGCCCCTTGGATGTCCATGGACAAATAGTCCATGACCCGAATTTCGGGCACATCGTCAAGGCGCACGGTGGGGACAAGGCGGTGCTCCAGGACCTCGCCCCACTGCGAAAAGCCATGAAACAGGCCGAGCACCCGGGGATCGGGCTCCAGCAAGGAGGTCATGCCCTCGGCCCGACAAACCCGCAAGGTGTGCTCCCGACCATCGCCGATGGCGTGCGGCAGGTAGGTTTCGCCGGGCCCTTGGCGGGCGATGAGATCGGCCAGGGCGCGAGGGTTGGGCTCGAACCCCACCAAAGAGGCCGCCCCCGCCGCAAGGACAGGGGTATAAGGCGGCGGGTCATCGAGAAAGTTGGCCCCGACATCCACAAGCCCCACCGGCACAGAGATCCCCGTGAAAGCCTGAAACGAACCCGTGGCGGCCCCAGAAACATCGGTCATGGCAAAGGAGTCCTTATTCCCATAACGGTCCCACGCTTGGGCCGCCCCTGCGGGCCCCGCCGTGTGCCACGCTGATGGTTGCCCAACTGACCAAAAGACACCAGAGTCTTTTGCGGCATTCCAACCAGGACGCGGAGGCGGCGTGAGCACAGACCTTTTCCTTGAGGGCATCGATGCCCTGGCCAACCGGCGGCTTGATGCCCTGGGCTTGTTGCAGGTCACCGACGCCCTGAGTGCCCAGGGCCAGCCTCAGCGCGCGGCCCAGCTCTACCGCCTCTGGCTCGACAGCCACCCCGATGCCCCGGAGCGCGGGCCTGTGTTGTTCAACCTCTCCATCGCCCTGGCTGCCAGTGGCGATCTAGGGGCTGCGGTTGCCTCCCTCGACGAGGCTCTGGAGCGCGACCCGGCCTTTCATGCCGCGCGGGTCAACCGAGGCATTTTCCTGTCGCGCACAGGCGACAGCGAAGGAGCCATGGCAAGCTGGCATGATGTCCTAGAGCGCCTGGGAGCCTTGACGCCCGAGGCGCTCCACCTCAAAACCCTGGCCTTGCGCCATCTCGCCCATAGCCTGGAGCGCGCCCAGCGCGAGGATGAGGCCGAGCCCGTCCTGCGCGCCCTCCTGGCCCTGGAGTCCCACGACCCCGAGATCAGCCAGCACTGGATCAGCACCCGACAAGCCCAATGCTGCTGGCCCTTGCTGGAACCGGTCGAAACCCACACCCCGGCGACCCTGCGCCGGCGCATGCCCCCCCTGGCCCTGGCCGCCCACACGGACGACCCCTGGCTGCTGCTGGCGGCCGGCGCCGCCTATACGCCTTGGCGCCCGGAGATCGCGCCCCTGCCCTGCCCGGCGCGACCGACGGACGACGGCACACGCCGGGTACGGGTGGGCTATGTGTCCGCGGACCTGCGCGGCCATGCGGTGGGCTCGCTGGTGCCCGAGGTGTTTGTCGGCCACGACCGGACCCGGTTCGAGATTTTCGCTTTTTACACCGGTCCGGCCGGGCTCGACGGCCACCGCCTGCGCCTGCAACAATCGGTCGAGCATTGGCAGGAGCTGACCGGCCTCGACGACGACAGTGCGGCGCGGCAGATTGCCGCCGCCGACCTCGACCTCCTGGTTGATCTCAACGGCCATACCGATGGGGCGCGCCCGGGCATCATCGCCCGCCGGCCCGCGCCGATCCTGATCAACTGGCTGGGCTATCCGGGCACCACCGGCAGCCCCTTTCACCATTACATCATCGCCGATGACTGGATTATTCCGCCGTCGCATGAAAAGTACTACTCGGAGAAGGTGCTTCGCCTGCCCTGCTACCAGCCCAACGACCTTCATCGCGAGATCGGCCCCGTGCCCAGCCGCGCCGAAGCCGGCCTGCCCGAGGAGGCCGTGGTCTATTGCTGCTTCAATGCCGCCTACAAAATCACCCGCTTTACCTTCGAGCGCTGGATAAGCGTGCTCGCGGCGGTGCCCGATGGGGTGCTGTGGCTGCTTGATCCCGGCCGCACCACCCGGGAGCGCCTCCAGGCGGAAGCGCAGGCCCGGGGCATCGATCCCGCCCGCTTGGTGTTTGCCCCCCGGGTCCCCAACCCGGTCCACCTCGCCCGCTATGCCCTGGCCGACCTGTTCCTCGATACGGCCCCCTACGGGGCGCACACCACGGCCTCGGATGCCTTGTGGCGTGGGGTGCCGGTGCTGACGTGGTCGGGCCGGGCCTTTGCCTCCCGGGTTTGCGGCAGCCTCGTGCGCGCCGCCGGCCTGCCCGATCTGGTTTGTAAGAGCCCGGAAGACTACACGGCGCGGGCCATCATGCTGGGGCAGGACGCCGAGGCCCGACAGACCCTGCGCGCACGCTTGGCCGCCGCCCACGAGACCTGTGTTTTGTTTGACATGACGGCCTTGGTGCGCCGGCTGGAAGCCTTGTACGAGGCCTTGCCCGGTGCCCCGCTCCCCGTGCCCGACCTTACCGGGCTCGACACCGTGTTGGCCCTGGGGGTCACGCTGGATCCCGACCGGGAGGAGATCGGCGCGCGACCGGACTACGACGACCTCTATCGGGCGTTGATGGCCGACCTGCCGCCAGCGGTGCAGGGTCCTCGGGGACTGTAAGCCAAGGGGAGAGAAAAAAGGAAGGCTGGGGAGGCTTGCCTCCCCAGACCCCTCTGGGAATCAGAGATCTTGGTAGGTGTCTCGTCGTGAGAACACACGGTTCCCGGCAACGCTTGCGTGTTCCTGGTGGGTTGGCGCGAGGGCCCGAGTGACGGCCTCCTCGGCACCGGGGCGGAAGCGCTCATGGGTTTCAATCACCACCCAGCGCACCTGTTCCAACCACGCCAGGGACCCGCAGAACAACTCGACCTCGGCGCCCTCGACATCGATTTTCAGCAGATCGACCGTGGTCATCTCATAGTGCCGCAACAAGGTGGGCATCGACCACGCGGCAACCCGCGCCCCGCCTTCCCCCACCGCGCGGCTGCGAAAAGCCCACGGGGCCCGCGCCTGTCCTTGCTCCTCCACATCGACCTCGCACTCGGTATCGTGCGACCAGATGGCGGCGCGCAGCGGGAAGACCCGAGGCAAGCCCAGCAGGTTTTTTTGCAGCAGCAGGAAGTTGCTCTCTTCCGGCTCGACGGCCACGAGGGTCGCCTTGGGATAACGCTGGGCGAAATAGAGA is a window of Pararhodospirillum photometricum DSM 122 DNA encoding:
- a CDS encoding radical SAM protein, whose translation is MPATFARPDLSERHPCFAPPRHAGPARAGRLHLPVSPACNITCTFCARGVDPTAARPGVARRLLRPQEALTITERALRLCPEISVVGIAGPGDTLATDHALDTFRLIHAAFPSLILCLSTNGLRLPERLDALVATGVQTLTVTVNAVDPVLQARISPVIAWQGRRVEGLAAAEILIASQLEGIRRAHDQGVSVKVNTVLIPGLNDRHVEAIAQAVAAAGASLFNIIPLIPQHGLADVPAPTPAQVARARLEAGTHLSVFSHCQRCRADAAGIPGVTDIAERLYDRRLDAETFSHG
- a CDS encoding light-harvesting protein — encoded protein: MADNTKVYPSGLTEKEAQEFHSWYTQGLGAWIVLSAFAHVFTYHYLPWF
- the pufA gene encoding light-harvesting antenna LH1, alpha subunit, with product MWRVWLLVNPAQALFASAAILVTVVTIIHLFVLGGPLSQYLFKGFIEKGL
- a CDS encoding FUSC family protein, which translates into the protein MEPQAPPSGLLALLRREAQHFFTLARSDRPWHMPIAAAAATGFPLLTGAYFGHMDYGQASSLGGLIFLYLSNTPLASRMVTLMVCAFGMTACYTLGVISHFVPVLMMPVLAGMAILVLMISRFYGLGMPGGLFFIMAASIGAYSPLGILDVPLFVGLVSMGGLLACLIAFFYSLYDLRTRPPGPVPERPSPSFDFLVFDPVVIGLFVGVSLALAQLFQLHNAYWVPVSCLAVIQGVSLRAVWNRQVHRLVGTALGLALAWGLLMLPLDPWSLSLIMMGLTLIIETLVVRHYAFAVVFITPLTILLVEAAQLGRGGSPALLIEARLFDTVLGCLVGLVGGYCLHSPRFRAIGRQALRRLIPERLLP
- a CDS encoding FkbM family methyltransferase, with protein sequence MTDVSGAATGSFQAFTGISVPVGLVDVGANFLDDPPPYTPVLAAGAASLVGFEPNPRALADLIARQGPGETYLPHAIGDGREHTLRVCRAEGMTSLLEPDPRVLGLFHGFSQWGEVLEHRLVPTVRLDDVPEIRVMDYLSMDIQGAELMALRHAEKRLAEAVMLRIEVEFLPLYKGQPLFADIDLFLRDRGFVLHCFSPLVKRTVQPLIVNNSVYEGLNQLLWADAVFVRDFTRPEIMTDHQLLALARLAHEIQGSFDLSLHLLQHYDQRTTADLAGRYRDRLLGEEQA
- a CDS encoding tetratricopeptide repeat protein, producing the protein MSTDLFLEGIDALANRRLDALGLLQVTDALSAQGQPQRAAQLYRLWLDSHPDAPERGPVLFNLSIALAASGDLGAAVASLDEALERDPAFHAARVNRGIFLSRTGDSEGAMASWHDVLERLGALTPEALHLKTLALRHLAHSLERAQREDEAEPVLRALLALESHDPEISQHWISTRQAQCCWPLLEPVETHTPATLRRRMPPLALAAHTDDPWLLLAAGAAYTPWRPEIAPLPCPARPTDDGTRRVRVGYVSADLRGHAVGSLVPEVFVGHDRTRFEIFAFYTGPAGLDGHRLRLQQSVEHWQELTGLDDDSAARQIAAADLDLLVDLNGHTDGARPGIIARRPAPILINWLGYPGTTGSPFHHYIIADDWIIPPSHEKYYSEKVLRLPCYQPNDLHREIGPVPSRAEAGLPEEAVVYCCFNAAYKITRFTFERWISVLAAVPDGVLWLLDPGRTTRERLQAEAQARGIDPARLVFAPRVPNPVHLARYALADLFLDTAPYGAHTTASDALWRGVPVLTWSGRAFASRVCGSLVRAAGLPDLVCKSPEDYTARAIMLGQDAEARQTLRARLAAAHETCVLFDMTALVRRLEALYEALPGAPLPVPDLTGLDTVLALGVTLDPDREEIGARPDYDDLYRALMADLPPAVQGPRGL